The Arachis hypogaea cultivar Tifrunner chromosome 16, arahy.Tifrunner.gnm2.J5K5, whole genome shotgun sequence genome contains a region encoding:
- the LOC140180315 gene encoding uncharacterized protein, producing the protein MEFVSSSLQITPIEEEFEFGDCFSIIFNCTKKLIQIIESSNPGAEVQSCCTTSTAREAILVPSEILCSGTPLTHLSREDTILLQQICSSLSVSPHLLDQILSNIVQTARSCDSNTREIVVNLHVTSYNVVQDSDAECAICLEKFEHGNEDSSVEIVRTNCKHVFHDRCLLRWLRRCANCESPYSCPLCRRIIFQR; encoded by the coding sequence ATGGAATTCGTCTCTTCTTCTTTGCAAATCACTCCCATTGAAGAAGAGTTTGAGTTCGGTGATTGCTTCTCGATCATCTTCAATTGCACCAAAAAATTGATCCAAATTATTGAAAGCTCAAATCCAGGTGCCGAGGTTCAGTCTTGTTGTACTACAAGTACAGCCAGGGAAGCAATATTGGTTCCTTCAGAGATCCTATGTAGTGGTACTCCACTCACACACCTCAGCAGAGAAGACACAATCTTGTTACAACAAATCTGTTCTTCACTAAGTGTGTCCCCTCACCTATTAGACCAAATTTTATCTAACATAGTCCAAACTGCAAGAAGCTGTGACTCCAACACGCGGGAGATTGTTGTCAACCTTCATGTTACCTCCTACAATGTTGTTCAAGATTCTGATGCTGAATGCGCCATTTGTTTGGAGAAGTTTGAACATGGTAATGAAGATTCAAGCGTAGAAATTGTTCGTACGAATTGCAAGCATGTTTTTCATGATCGCTGCTTGCTCCGCTGGCTCCGACGCTGTGCCAACTGTGAGTCGCCATATTCTTGCCCATTGTGCCGCAGAATCATATTTCAAAGATGA